The following proteins come from a genomic window of Nicotiana tomentosiformis chromosome 12, ASM39032v3, whole genome shotgun sequence:
- the LOC138902824 gene encoding uncharacterized protein, whose product MKVAEMRMLRWMCGHTRLDKIRNEVIHDKLGVAPIEDKMREARLRWFGHVRRRSTDALVRRCERLTLEGLRRNRGRTKKMWGEVIRQDMAQLQLTENMTLDRKSRLDISISLYDLCQVIPHTLRTMYKFNSIRFFG is encoded by the exons atgaaggtagcagagatgagaatgttgagatggatgtgcgggcacaccaggttagataagaTTAGAAATGAAGTTATTCACGACAAgttgggtgtggcccctattgaggacaagatgcgggaagcgcgacttaggtggtttggtcatgtgaggaggaggagcacagacgccctggtgaggaggtgtgagaggttgacattggagggtcTACGGAGAAATAGAGGTAGGACAAAGAAGatgtggggagaggtgattaggcaagacatggcgcagcttcagctgaccgaaaacatgacccttgataggaag tcaagattggatatttctatttctctttacgatttatgtcaagttataccacatacccttagaactatgtacaaattcaactctatcagatttttcgggtaa
- the LOC138902825 gene encoding uncharacterized protein — translation MTVDMKQLQLQVFGDSKLVINHLLGGYEVKKPELVPYYKFAQRLKIREGRQKSEGEPLAFFITKINSTDDHLMECTYIIWGLMNPFKPYKKHILECKAYQFHANFIHQSPEVLYPTIASWPLDSWRLDVVSPLPKSSSGLVYILATIDYFSKWAEAVSLKEVKKENVQHNSYMYYVAANGLAEAFNKMLYNLLEKAVSNSKRDWHKRMEEAL, via the exons atgacTGTGGATATGAAACAATTGCAACTACAAGTTTTTGGAGACTCCAAGTTAGTGATCAATCACCTTTTGGGTGGCTATGAGGTCAAGAAGCCAGAATTGGTCCCATATTACAAATTTGCTCAGAGATTG AAAATCCGCGAAGGAAGACAGAAATCCGAAGGAGAGCCCCTTGCTTTCTTTATTACAAAGATAAACTCTACAGACGATCATTTGATGGAGTGCACTTACATTATTTGGGGGCTGATGAATCCCTTCAAGCCCTACAAGAAGCACATTCTGGA GTGTAAAGCTTACCAATTCCATGCTAACTTCATACATCAATCACCTGAAGTATTATACCCAACTATTGCCTCTTGGCCACTCGATTCTTGGCGTTTGGATGTTGTTAGCCCATTGCCAAAGTCTTCTAGTGGACTTGTATACATTTTGGCTACAATTGATTACTTTTCGAAGTGGGCTGAAGCTGTTTctcttaaggaagtaaagaaggaaaatgtg CAACACAATTCCTACATGTATTATGTTGCTGCCAATGGACTTGCTGAAGCATTTAACAAGATGCTCTATAACTTGTTGGAAAAGGCTGTCTCTAACTCTAAGCGAGATTGGCATAAGAGAATGGAAGAAGCTCTTTAG
- the LOC138902826 gene encoding uncharacterized protein — translation MAPYEALYGRWCRSPVGLFELGEAWLLGTDLVQDALEMVKMIQDRLCTAQSRKKSYADRRVRDVTFMVGKRVLLRVSPMKGVIRFGKMGKSNPRYIRPFEILERVGEVADKLALRPSLSAVHLVFHVAMLQKYHGYPSYVLDFRSVQLDKDLTYEEKTVAIFARHVQKLRFKSYPSVRVQWRR, via the coding sequence atggctccctatgaagcactatatgggaggtggtgtcgttcgccagttggtttGTTTGAGCTaggagaggcttggttgttgggtactgatttggttcaggatgccttggaaatggtcaagatgattcaggatcgactttgcacagctcagtctagaaagaagagttatgccgatcgtagagttcgtgatgttacattcatggttggaaagAGGGTTCTGCTCcgtgtttcacccatgaagggtgtgataaggttcggaaagatgggaaagtcaaaccctaggtatatcagaccttttgagattcttgagagagtgggtgaagTGGCCGACAAGCTTGCATTGcgacctagtttatcagcagtccatctggtgtttcatgtggccatgctccagaagtatcacggttaTCCGTcctatgtattagatttcaggtcagtccaattggacaaggatttgacttacgaggagaagACAGTGGCCATTTTTGCACGGCATGTCCAGAAGTTGAggtttaagagttatccttcagttcgagtgcagtggagacgTTAG